The proteins below come from a single Megalops cyprinoides isolate fMegCyp1 chromosome 5, fMegCyp1.pri, whole genome shotgun sequence genomic window:
- the LOC118778278 gene encoding probable global transcription activator SNF2L2 isoform X1, with amino-acid sequence MKRLAARCSAGLLILSPLTADCRPADCSQTVEEGCLEEMEPEIHQMKRRGRRRTQKGPEEQDGEKVKKRRGRPPAEKLSPNPPKLTKQMNAIVDTVISYKDGSGRQLSKAFIHLQTRKELPEYYELIRKPVDFRKIKERVRNHKYRSVEDLEKDFLLLCHNAQTFHLEGSQIYEDSIVLQSVFKSARQKIAEEEEREEQSAEDNEAESESE; translated from the exons ATGAAGAGACTAGCTGCACGCTGCTCGGCTGGGTTGTTAATTTTATCCCCTCTAACTGCTGATTGTCGGCCTGCTGATTGCAGTCAG ACTGTTGAGGAAGGGTGTCTGGAGGAGATGGAGCCAGAAATCCACCAGATGAAACGCAGGGGGAGGCGACGTACCCAAAAAGGTCCCGAGGAACAGGatggagagaaagtgaaaaagagaCGCGGCCGACCCCCGGCGGAAAAGCTGTCCCCAAACCCCCCGAAACTCACCAAGCAGATGAACGCCATTGTGGACACAGTCATCAGCTACAAGGATGG GTCTGGCCGACAGCTCAGCAAAGCTTTCATCCATCTGCAGACCAGGAAAGAGTTGCCTGAGTACTATGAGCTGATCAGGAAGCCAGTAGACTTCAGGAAGATCAAG GAACGTGTGCGTAACCACAAGTACAGGAGCGTGGAAGATCTGGAGAAGGACTTCCTGCTCCTCTGCCACAATGCTCAGACCTTCCATCTGGAGGGATCCCAG ATCTATGAAGACTCCATTGTCCTGCAGTCAGTGTTCAAGAGTGCCCGGCAGAAGAttgctgaggaggaggagagggaagagcagAGTGCTGAGGATAACGAagcagagtcagagtcagagt ga
- the LOC118778278 gene encoding probable global transcription activator SNF2L2 isoform X2 codes for MEPEIHQMKRRGRRRTQKGPEEQDGEKVKKRRGRPPAEKLSPNPPKLTKQMNAIVDTVISYKDGSGRQLSKAFIHLQTRKELPEYYELIRKPVDFRKIKERVRNHKYRSVEDLEKDFLLLCHNAQTFHLEGSQIYEDSIVLQSVFKSARQKIAEEEEREEQSAEDNEAESESE; via the exons ATGGAGCCAGAAATCCACCAGATGAAACGCAGGGGGAGGCGACGTACCCAAAAAGGTCCCGAGGAACAGGatggagagaaagtgaaaaagagaCGCGGCCGACCCCCGGCGGAAAAGCTGTCCCCAAACCCCCCGAAACTCACCAAGCAGATGAACGCCATTGTGGACACAGTCATCAGCTACAAGGATGG GTCTGGCCGACAGCTCAGCAAAGCTTTCATCCATCTGCAGACCAGGAAAGAGTTGCCTGAGTACTATGAGCTGATCAGGAAGCCAGTAGACTTCAGGAAGATCAAG GAACGTGTGCGTAACCACAAGTACAGGAGCGTGGAAGATCTGGAGAAGGACTTCCTGCTCCTCTGCCACAATGCTCAGACCTTCCATCTGGAGGGATCCCAG ATCTATGAAGACTCCATTGTCCTGCAGTCAGTGTTCAAGAGTGCCCGGCAGAAGAttgctgaggaggaggagagggaagagcagAGTGCTGAGGATAACGAagcagagtcagagtcagagt ga